The following coding sequences are from one Actinomycetota bacterium window:
- a CDS encoding FeoA domain-containing protein yields MTLAELPVGVACTIRSVAGAIKNSAYNVVAGVAEGSAVRVLARYPERKPRFAEVEIDGRFVVTLPILLTSDVALDCGCA; encoded by the coding sequence ATGACACTAGCTGAGCTTCCCGTAGGCGTCGCCTGCACCATCAGGAGTGTGGCCGGCGCGATAAAAAATAGTGCGTACAACGTAGTGGCGGGTGTCGCCGAGGGCAGTGCCGTTCGCGTTCTTGCTCGTTACCCCGAGCGCAAGCCCCGCTTCGCCGAGGTAGAAATAGACGGTCGTTTCGTGGTCACCTTGCCGATACTCCTTACATCCGATGTTGCCCTCGATTGCGGATGTGCCTGA